A portion of the Kribbella jejuensis genome contains these proteins:
- a CDS encoding anti-sigma factor family protein: MSEHDRTQLGAYVLGALEPADIAEVEEHLATCAECRAEVTELSELTDLLGEVPPEAFLEGPPEDGELMLQRTLREVRSAPVPPKRRSRWLMVAAALVVFAGALGGGVALGRSTAPGGDQPVAGSKQVSTVDTNTGTRMTATVEPRPGWSWVQVQLTGLKAGDQCEMVVTNNEGYTWVAGSWEVSEKAAQNGSTFGGGVLIPLNEVHSVEIRTVQGKHLVTATI; encoded by the coding sequence ATGAGTGAGCACGACCGTACGCAGCTGGGCGCCTATGTCCTGGGTGCGCTGGAGCCGGCTGACATCGCCGAGGTCGAGGAGCACCTGGCCACCTGTGCGGAGTGCAGGGCGGAGGTGACGGAGCTGAGCGAGCTGACCGACCTCCTGGGTGAGGTGCCGCCGGAGGCGTTCCTGGAGGGACCGCCCGAGGACGGCGAGCTCATGCTGCAGCGGACGCTCCGCGAGGTCCGCTCCGCACCTGTGCCGCCGAAGCGGCGCTCGCGCTGGCTGATGGTGGCCGCAGCGCTTGTGGTGTTTGCTGGTGCCCTGGGCGGTGGAGTAGCGCTTGGTCGATCGACAGCGCCCGGCGGCGACCAGCCGGTCGCAGGGTCGAAGCAGGTGAGCACGGTCGACACCAACACCGGGACGCGGATGACGGCGACCGTGGAGCCGAGGCCGGGCTGGAGCTGGGTGCAGGTCCAGCTGACCGGGCTGAAGGCCGGAGACCAGTGCGAGATGGTCGTCACGAACAACGAGGGCTACACGTGGGTCGCAGGTAGCTGGGAGGTCTCCGAGAAGGCCGCACAGAACGGCAGTACGTTCGGCGGCGGCGTACTGATCCCGCTGAACGAGGTGCACTCGGTGGAGATCAGGACTGTGCAGGGAAAGCACCTGGTCA
- a CDS encoding sigma-70 family RNA polymerase sigma factor, which produces MGDTPGRRDAETLIRALYAEHGRSLLAYATRLTGDRAAAEDVVQETLLRAWKHADDLAAGKGSVRGWLLTVARNLVTDRARARAARPAEVADVVDRPPVEGDHSESVVNTMVVMEALDKVSPEHREVLVQLYYRGRSVAEAAKELGVPPGTVKSRSYYALRALRAVLAEKSEEEVAHE; this is translated from the coding sequence GTGGGTGACACCCCGGGACGGCGCGACGCCGAGACCCTGATACGCGCGTTGTACGCCGAGCACGGACGCAGCCTGCTCGCGTACGCGACCCGTTTGACCGGCGACCGGGCCGCGGCCGAAGACGTCGTACAGGAAACGCTGCTGCGGGCGTGGAAGCACGCGGACGACCTGGCCGCCGGGAAGGGGTCGGTGCGGGGCTGGCTGCTGACCGTCGCGCGGAACCTGGTCACCGACCGCGCCCGGGCCCGGGCGGCCCGGCCGGCCGAGGTGGCCGACGTCGTGGACAGACCACCGGTCGAGGGGGATCACTCCGAGTCGGTGGTGAACACCATGGTGGTGATGGAAGCGCTGGACAAGGTGTCGCCCGAGCACCGTGAAGTACTGGTGCAGCTGTACTACCGCGGCCGGTCCGTGGCAGAAGCTGCCAAAGAGCTGGGCGTTCCGCCCGGTACCGTGAAATCGCGTTCGTACTACGCCCTCCGAGCTCTGCGCGCGGTGTTGGCAGAGAAGTCCGAGGAGGAGGTGGCCCATGAGTGA
- a CDS encoding nuclear transport factor 2 family protein produces MSHEIPAPVQRALDAIDALDNDAFVAAFAPDGYVDDWGREFRGPDQIRRWSTNELIGKQATFTNTEVTTPGNPLTILTQVGGNGFNGPSHFTFEITGDSLASMTITA; encoded by the coding sequence ATGAGCCACGAGATCCCCGCACCGGTCCAGCGCGCCCTGGACGCCATCGACGCCCTCGACAACGACGCCTTCGTCGCGGCCTTCGCCCCCGACGGCTACGTCGACGACTGGGGCCGCGAGTTCCGCGGCCCGGACCAGATCCGCCGCTGGAGCACCAACGAACTGATCGGCAAACAGGCGACCTTCACCAACACCGAGGTCACCACCCCCGGCAACCCCCTGACCATCCTGACCCAGGTAGGCGGCAACGGCTTCAACGGCCCGTCCCACTTCACCTTCGAGATCACCGGCGACTCCCTCGCCTCAATGACCATCACGGCTTAG
- the smc gene encoding chromosome segregation protein SMC codes for MTLRGFKSFASATTMNFEPGITCIVGPNGSGKSNVVDALAWVMGEQGAKSLRGGKMEDVIFAGTSGRSPLGRAEVVLTIDNTDGALPIEYAEVTISRTMFRNGGSDYQINGQNCRLLDVQELLSDSGIGREMHVIVGQGQLDSILRATPEGRRGFVEEAAGVLKHRKRKEKAIRKLEATEGNLHRLGDLITEIRRQLKPLGRQAEVARRAVTIQAEVRDGRARLLADDIVQAQSALEAELRDEARLTERRTEIEAKLREARELEAELEDALREDAPALQAAQDTWYQLSGFGEKIKGTARIAADRIRSLSDEAEEPRPGRDPEELELEAARVRETEAQIEAEVEAHSELLAEAVERRQQLEAQEAEEERRISALIRAAADRREGLARLTGQVNALKSRAAAAESEIGRLAANRREAEERAAKAQHDFTALETQVAGLDAGEKGLDEEYEAAQAVLDELDERLAKLRAEERDAERERTGLAARKEALELGLNRKDGAGALLAASEQINGLMGSVAALLSVRPGYETAIAAALGEAADAVAVTHADAALHAVGHLKEHDLGRAGMLLGDAPADDYSLWPALPYGASYAVDVVECPETLRPALRRLLRKVAVVDDVPAARSLVRDLPDVTCTTRAGDVLGAHFAYGGSDAAPSLIEVQSAVDEAAEKLTEATARSERLRFELQAMEDERARQKESVEITLARLHESDASMAAVAEQLGHFGSLAKASRGEAERMAEAIAAAEAERDKNLSGLAELEERLMDAEAFDEEGDEPDTSERDRLAEAAKAGRAAEMEARLALRTTEERARALSGRADSLERAARQEREARARSIARAARRARQAEAANAVHLAAGHVLARLESSLQLAAAERSAIQAQRADREQALAQARSATRNLSSELEQLTNTVHRDALARAEQKMRLEALYEKALGELGIEVDALVAEYGPDQLVPALPKDGEDPAELEGEPFDRTKVEKRLKQAERALNQLGKINPLALEEFEAMEERHRFLSEQLDDLKKSRRDLMDIVKEVDERVEQVFTEAYRDVEIAFEHVFSRLFPGGEGRLVLTDPSDMLTTGIDVEARPPGKKVKRLSLLSGGERSLVAVAFLVALFKARPSPFYILDEVEAALDDTNLGRLLEIYEELRENSQLLVITHQKRTMEVADALYGVTMRGDGVSAVISQRIREPEPV; via the coding sequence ATGACGCTCCGGGGTTTCAAGTCGTTCGCGTCCGCGACGACGATGAACTTCGAACCAGGCATCACCTGCATCGTCGGGCCGAACGGCTCCGGCAAGTCGAACGTCGTCGACGCACTGGCCTGGGTGATGGGTGAGCAGGGCGCGAAGTCGCTGCGCGGCGGCAAGATGGAGGACGTCATCTTCGCCGGCACCTCCGGGCGCTCGCCGCTCGGACGCGCCGAGGTGGTCCTCACCATCGACAACACCGACGGCGCGCTGCCGATCGAATACGCCGAGGTGACGATCAGCCGGACGATGTTCCGCAACGGCGGCTCCGACTACCAGATCAACGGCCAGAACTGCCGGCTGCTCGACGTCCAGGAACTGCTCAGCGACTCCGGTATCGGCCGCGAGATGCACGTCATCGTCGGCCAGGGCCAGCTGGACTCGATCCTGCGCGCCACGCCGGAGGGCCGCCGCGGCTTCGTCGAGGAGGCCGCCGGTGTCCTGAAGCACCGCAAGCGCAAGGAAAAGGCGATCCGGAAGCTGGAGGCGACCGAGGGCAACCTGCACCGGCTCGGCGACCTGATCACCGAGATCCGGCGCCAGTTGAAGCCGCTCGGGCGCCAGGCGGAGGTGGCGCGCCGGGCGGTGACGATCCAGGCCGAGGTCCGCGACGGCCGCGCCCGGCTGCTCGCCGACGACATCGTCCAGGCCCAGTCCGCGCTCGAGGCCGAGCTGCGTGACGAGGCCCGGCTGACCGAGCGCCGGACCGAGATCGAGGCGAAGCTGCGCGAGGCGCGCGAGCTGGAGGCGGAGCTGGAGGACGCGCTCCGCGAGGACGCCCCGGCACTGCAGGCCGCTCAGGACACCTGGTACCAGCTGTCCGGCTTCGGCGAGAAGATCAAGGGAACCGCACGGATCGCCGCGGACCGGATCCGGTCGCTGAGCGACGAGGCCGAGGAGCCGCGGCCGGGCCGCGACCCGGAGGAGCTCGAGCTGGAGGCCGCCCGGGTCCGCGAGACCGAGGCGCAGATCGAGGCCGAGGTCGAGGCGCATTCGGAGCTGCTCGCCGAGGCCGTCGAGCGCCGCCAGCAGCTGGAGGCGCAGGAGGCCGAGGAGGAGCGCCGGATCTCCGCGCTGATCCGGGCCGCCGCCGACCGCCGCGAGGGCCTGGCCCGGTTGACCGGCCAGGTGAACGCGCTGAAGAGCCGCGCGGCCGCCGCCGAGTCCGAGATCGGCCGGCTGGCGGCCAACCGCCGCGAGGCGGAGGAGCGGGCGGCCAAGGCACAGCACGACTTCACCGCGCTGGAGACCCAGGTCGCCGGGCTGGACGCGGGCGAGAAGGGTCTCGACGAGGAGTACGAGGCCGCTCAGGCGGTGCTGGACGAGCTGGACGAGCGGCTGGCGAAGCTGCGCGCCGAGGAGCGGGACGCCGAGCGCGAGCGCACCGGCCTGGCCGCCCGGAAGGAAGCCCTCGAGCTCGGTCTGAACCGTAAGGACGGCGCGGGCGCACTGCTCGCGGCGTCGGAGCAGATCAACGGCCTGATGGGTTCGGTGGCGGCGCTGCTGAGCGTTCGCCCCGGGTACGAGACCGCGATCGCGGCGGCGCTCGGCGAGGCCGCGGACGCGGTCGCCGTCACGCACGCCGACGCGGCCCTGCACGCCGTCGGCCACCTCAAGGAGCACGACCTCGGTCGCGCCGGGATGCTGCTCGGCGACGCCCCGGCCGACGACTACTCGCTGTGGCCGGCGCTGCCGTACGGCGCGTCGTACGCGGTGGATGTCGTCGAGTGCCCCGAGACGCTGCGGCCCGCACTGCGCCGGCTGCTGCGCAAGGTCGCGGTCGTGGACGACGTTCCGGCGGCGCGGTCGCTGGTTCGGGACCTGCCCGATGTCACCTGTACGACGCGCGCGGGCGACGTCCTCGGAGCGCATTTCGCGTACGGCGGGTCGGACGCGGCACCGAGCCTGATCGAGGTGCAGTCCGCCGTCGACGAGGCAGCGGAGAAGCTGACCGAGGCGACTGCACGCAGCGAGCGGCTGCGGTTCGAGCTGCAGGCGATGGAGGACGAGCGGGCCCGGCAGAAGGAGTCCGTCGAGATCACGCTGGCCCGGCTGCACGAGTCGGACGCGTCGATGGCCGCGGTGGCCGAGCAGCTGGGGCACTTCGGCTCGCTGGCCAAGGCGTCCCGCGGCGAGGCCGAGCGGATGGCCGAGGCGATCGCGGCCGCCGAGGCGGAGCGGGACAAGAACCTGTCCGGGCTGGCCGAGCTCGAAGAGCGGCTGATGGACGCCGAAGCGTTCGACGAGGAAGGCGACGAGCCGGACACCTCGGAGCGCGACCGGCTGGCCGAGGCGGCCAAGGCGGGGCGCGCGGCCGAGATGGAGGCCCGGCTGGCGCTGCGGACCACCGAGGAGCGGGCCCGGGCGCTGTCCGGCCGGGCGGACTCGCTGGAGCGGGCGGCGCGCCAGGAGCGGGAGGCACGGGCGCGGTCGATCGCGCGGGCGGCCCGGCGGGCGCGGCAGGCCGAGGCGGCGAACGCCGTACACCTGGCCGCCGGTCATGTGCTGGCGCGGCTGGAGTCCTCGCTGCAGCTGGCGGCGGCCGAACGGTCGGCGATCCAGGCGCAGCGGGCGGACCGGGAGCAGGCGCTCGCGCAGGCGCGGTCCGCGACCCGGAACCTCAGCTCCGAGCTGGAGCAGCTGACCAACACCGTGCACCGGGACGCGCTGGCGCGAGCCGAGCAGAAGATGCGGCTCGAGGCGCTGTACGAGAAGGCGCTGGGCGAGCTCGGCATCGAGGTCGACGCGCTGGTCGCGGAGTACGGGCCGGACCAGCTGGTCCCCGCTCTGCCCAAGGACGGCGAGGATCCGGCCGAGCTCGAGGGTGAGCCGTTCGACCGGACCAAGGTCGAGAAGCGGCTGAAGCAGGCCGAGCGGGCGCTGAACCAGCTCGGCAAGATCAACCCGCTGGCGCTCGAGGAGTTCGAGGCGATGGAGGAGCGGCATCGCTTCCTGTCCGAGCAGCTCGACGACCTGAAGAAGTCCCGCCGCGACCTGATGGACATCGTGAAGGAGGTCGACGAGCGGGTCGAGCAGGTCTTCACCGAGGCATACCGCGACGTCGAGATCGCGTTCGAGCACGTCTTCAGCCGGCTGTTCCCCGGCGGCGAGGGCCGGCTGGTGCTGACCGACCCGTCCGACATGCTGACCACCGGCATCGACGTCGAGGCCCGCCCACCCGGCAAGAAGGTCAAGCGGCTGTCGCTGCTGTCGGGCGGTGAGCGTTCGCTGGTCGCGGTCGCCTTCCTGGTGGCCCTCTTCAAGGCGCGCCCGTCGCCGTTCTACATCCTCGACGAGGTCGAGGCCGCCCTGGACGACACCAACCTCGGCCGCCTCCTGGAGATCTACGAAGAACTCCGCGAGAACAGCCAGCTCCTGGTCATCACCCACCAGAAGCGCACGATGGAGGTAGCCGACGCCCTGTACGGCGTAACCATGCGAGGCGACGGCGTCTCCGCCGTCATCTCCCAACGAATCCGCGAGCCCGAGCCCGTCTAA
- the mutM gene encoding bifunctional DNA-formamidopyrimidine glycosylase/DNA-(apurinic or apyrimidinic site) lyase, with protein sequence MPELPEVEVVRRGLVDFLTGRTVDTVEVLHPRPVRRHAAGAEDFASRLKGQVFAEPARRGKYLWLPLTSGDAVLTHLGMSGQFRVQPVGAPDEPHLRVRFRFADGGGEVRFVDQRMFGGLSYSEGGAELPAEIAHIARDPFDPLFDPDEVVAKIRRRRTGLKRALLDQTAVSGIGNIYADETLWRAKLHYARATETLKPVQIKGILGHAHDVMAEALTVGGTSFDALYVNVNGESGYFERGLNVYGQEGSPCPRDGRPIRREPFMNRSSYRCPKCQPVPRQVRW encoded by the coding sequence GTGCCCGAGCTTCCCGAAGTAGAAGTGGTGCGGCGGGGGCTGGTGGACTTTCTCACCGGCCGGACCGTCGACACCGTCGAGGTGCTGCATCCCCGGCCGGTACGCCGGCACGCCGCCGGGGCGGAGGATTTCGCGTCCCGGCTCAAGGGCCAGGTCTTCGCAGAGCCCGCCCGGCGCGGCAAGTACCTGTGGCTGCCGCTGACGTCGGGTGACGCCGTCCTGACCCACCTCGGGATGAGCGGCCAGTTCCGGGTCCAGCCGGTCGGCGCGCCGGACGAGCCGCACCTCAGGGTCCGGTTCCGGTTCGCCGACGGCGGCGGAGAGGTCCGTTTTGTGGACCAGCGGATGTTCGGTGGTCTGTCCTACTCCGAGGGCGGCGCGGAGCTGCCGGCGGAGATCGCGCACATCGCCCGGGACCCGTTCGATCCTCTGTTCGATCCGGACGAGGTGGTCGCGAAGATCCGGCGCCGCAGGACCGGCCTCAAGCGCGCGCTGCTCGACCAGACCGCGGTCAGCGGGATCGGCAACATCTACGCCGACGAGACCTTGTGGCGGGCCAAGCTGCACTACGCCCGGGCGACCGAAACGCTGAAACCCGTGCAAATCAAGGGGATTCTCGGCCACGCGCACGACGTGATGGCCGAGGCGCTGACCGTTGGTGGCACCAGCTTCGACGCCCTGTACGTCAACGTGAACGGCGAATCCGGGTACTTCGAACGCGGCCTGAACGTCTACGGCCAGGAGGGATCGCCGTGCCCGCGGGACGGCCGGCCGATCCGTCGCGAGCCGTTCATGAACCGTTCGTCGTACCGCTGCCCGAAATGTCAGCCGGTTCCACGCCAGGTTCGCTGGTGA
- the rnc gene encoding ribonuclease III, with translation MNSSVNETGLYAELNQRLGVSLADNLLEHAFTHRSYAYENGGLPTNERLEFLGDSVLGVIVTESLFRNHPDLSEGRLAKLRAAVVNMRALAGVARELKLGKYLRLGRGEEATGGRDKSSILADCVEALIGAVYLDRGFEVAGGVVHRLFDDLMESSARLGAGLDWKTSLQELVAQLGVGVPEYVIAESGPDHAKTFEARVRIGTDTYGHGIGRSKKEAEQQAAETAWKALRAAHPDSVDPSQQP, from the coding sequence GTGAATTCTTCGGTCAACGAAACGGGGCTCTACGCCGAGCTGAATCAGCGGCTCGGCGTATCGCTGGCTGACAATTTGCTGGAGCACGCCTTCACCCACCGCTCGTACGCGTACGAGAACGGTGGGCTGCCGACGAACGAGCGGCTGGAGTTCCTCGGGGACTCCGTGCTCGGCGTCATCGTCACGGAGTCGCTGTTCCGGAACCACCCGGACCTGAGTGAAGGCCGCTTGGCCAAGCTCCGGGCCGCGGTGGTCAACATGCGTGCGCTCGCGGGGGTCGCCCGCGAGCTCAAGCTCGGCAAGTACCTACGGCTCGGCCGCGGGGAAGAGGCCACCGGTGGTCGGGACAAGTCGTCGATCCTCGCCGACTGTGTCGAGGCGCTGATCGGTGCGGTCTACCTGGACCGCGGCTTCGAGGTCGCGGGCGGGGTGGTGCACCGGCTGTTCGACGACCTGATGGAGTCGTCGGCCCGGCTCGGCGCCGGCCTGGACTGGAAGACCTCGCTGCAGGAGCTGGTCGCCCAGCTCGGCGTCGGCGTCCCGGAGTACGTGATCGCCGAATCCGGGCCGGACCACGCCAAGACGTTCGAGGCGCGGGTCCGGATCGGGACCGATACGTACGGACACGGCATCGGCCGGAGCAAGAAGGAAGCCGAGCAGCAGGCCGCCGAGACCGCCTGGAAGGCCCTGCGCGCCGCGCATCCGGACAGCGTGGATCCTTCGCAGCAGCCGTAG
- the rpmF gene encoding 50S ribosomal protein L32, translating into MAVPKRKMSRSNTRSRRAQWNTTAPSLVTCVNPACRAKHLQHTVCPNCGQYGAKGERRQVVES; encoded by the coding sequence GTGGCCGTTCCGAAGCGGAAGATGTCGCGCAGCAACACCCGCAGCCGCCGGGCCCAGTGGAATACCACTGCCCCGTCGCTGGTGACCTGCGTGAACCCCGCCTGCCGCGCGAAGCACCTGCAGCACACCGTCTGCCCGAACTGCGGCCAGTACGGCGCGAAGGGCGAGCGTCGCCAGGTCGTCGAGAGCTAA
- a CDS encoding YceD family protein, with product MIDTHELTRRAGSQREVSFTAPAPADLGIDVIGVPEGDPIQFDLRLESVVEGVLVTGTARGRLVGECARCLVDIEDEFLADVQELYVYPESDAEPDEASRMEGDLIDLEPVLRDQVVLALPFQPLCTDDCPGLCPECGARLADEPGHKHGERIDPRWAALGNLREQDEQNN from the coding sequence GTGATCGACACGCACGAGCTGACACGCCGCGCCGGGTCCCAACGCGAAGTCAGCTTCACGGCGCCGGCGCCGGCGGATCTCGGAATCGACGTGATCGGCGTCCCCGAAGGCGATCCGATCCAGTTCGATCTACGGTTGGAATCGGTGGTCGAAGGGGTGCTCGTCACCGGAACGGCCCGTGGCCGCCTGGTCGGGGAGTGCGCGCGGTGCCTGGTCGATATCGAGGACGAGTTCCTCGCTGACGTCCAGGAACTGTACGTCTACCCGGAGAGCGACGCCGAGCCGGACGAGGCCAGCCGGATGGAGGGCGATCTGATCGACCTCGAGCCGGTGCTGAGGGACCAGGTGGTGCTCGCACTGCCGTTCCAGCCACTGTGTACGGACGACTGTCCGGGTCTGTGCCCCGAGTGCGGGGCACGCCTGGCGGACGAGCCCGGCCACAAGCACGGGGAACGGATCGATCCCCGCTGGGCCGCCCTCGGCAACCTGCGCGAGCAGGACGAGCAGAACAACTAG
- the coaD gene encoding pantetheine-phosphate adenylyltransferase codes for MSRAVFPGTFDPPTVGHLDIVTRAAAAFDELIVAAGVNQSKNRLFGPQERLEMLTELVEPFPNVRVGSFDGLVVDYCKAEGAGVIVKGLRSAADYDYELQMAQLNRRMTGVDTLFFPTAPEHAFISSSWVKEIARLGGDVSTFVTPAVHARLLNTL; via the coding sequence ATGAGTAGGGCTGTTTTTCCGGGCACCTTCGACCCACCCACTGTCGGGCATCTCGACATCGTCACGCGGGCGGCGGCCGCCTTCGACGAGCTGATCGTCGCCGCCGGGGTGAACCAGTCGAAGAATCGGCTGTTCGGCCCGCAGGAGCGGCTCGAGATGCTCACCGAGCTCGTCGAGCCGTTCCCGAACGTCCGCGTCGGCTCGTTCGACGGCCTGGTCGTCGACTACTGCAAGGCCGAGGGAGCCGGCGTGATCGTCAAGGGCCTGCGTTCGGCCGCCGACTACGACTACGAGCTGCAGATGGCCCAGCTGAACCGGCGGATGACCGGGGTGGACACGCTGTTCTTCCCGACCGCGCCGGAGCACGCGTTCATCTCGTCCAGCTGGGTCAAGGAGATCGCCCGGCTCGGCGGCGACGTCAGCACGTTCGTGACGCCCGCCGTTCACGCTCGGTTACTGAACACCCTGTAG
- the rsmD gene encoding 16S rRNA (guanine(966)-N(2))-methyltransferase RsmD: MTRIVGGAAGGRRIGVPAGSGTRPTADRVREALFSSLESEFGSFAGLAVLDLYAGSGAIGLEALSRGAATAVLVESDRRAADVIAANIKVVDLPGAKLLTRPVEKITASDAPAVFDLVFADPPYKLETAELQDVLTDLAARGWLADDALVVVERGKREPWEWPAGFAALRDRKYGEARLWYGHRHGQN; this comes from the coding sequence GTGACGCGCATTGTCGGGGGAGCGGCCGGCGGGCGGCGGATTGGGGTGCCGGCGGGGAGTGGGACGCGGCCGACGGCTGATCGGGTGCGGGAGGCGTTGTTCTCGTCGCTGGAGTCGGAGTTCGGCAGCTTCGCCGGGCTGGCGGTGCTCGACCTGTACGCCGGATCCGGCGCGATCGGCCTGGAGGCGCTGTCCCGCGGCGCCGCCACCGCCGTACTCGTCGAGTCCGACCGGCGCGCGGCGGACGTGATCGCGGCGAACATCAAGGTCGTGGACCTCCCGGGCGCGAAGCTGCTCACCCGGCCGGTGGAGAAGATCACGGCGAGTGACGCGCCGGCGGTGTTCGACCTCGTCTTCGCGGATCCGCCGTACAAGCTGGAGACCGCCGAGCTGCAGGACGTGCTCACCGATCTGGCCGCGCGCGGCTGGCTCGCGGACGACGCGCTCGTGGTGGTGGAGCGCGGCAAGCGCGAGCCGTGGGAGTGGCCGGCGGGGTTCGCCGCGCTGCGGGACCGCAAGTACGGCGAGGCCCGCCTTTGGTACGGTCACCGCCATGGCCAAAACTAG